A section of the Ochotona princeps isolate mOchPri1 chromosome 19, mOchPri1.hap1, whole genome shotgun sequence genome encodes:
- the ZNF475 gene encoding zinc finger protein 474 isoform X4 gives MIRRPPTVVCYICGREYGTKSIAIHEPQCLKKWHNENNLLPKELRRSEPKKPEVRTITAKGFYDLDALQEAAWTSAQSQLVPCNVCGRTFLPDRLIVHQRSCKPKAAK, from the exons ATGATAAGGCGTCCACCAACTGTTGTTTGTTACATCTGCGGTCGTGAATATGGAACAAAGTCGATTGCCATCCATGAACCACAATGTCTGAAAAAGTGGCACAATGAGAACAACTTGTTGCCTAAAGAGCTAAGGAGATCAGAGCCtaaaaagccagaagtcaggaccATTACTG ccaAAGGTTTCTATGATCTCGATGCCTTACAAGAAGCGGCTTGGACAAGTGCCCAGAGCCAGCTGGTCCCCTGCAATGTTTGTGGGCGTACCTTCCTGCCAGACAGACTGATTGTTCACCAGCGATCTTGTAAACCTAAAGCTGCCAAGTAA
- the ZNF475 gene encoding zinc finger protein 474 isoform X3 — MALRCPRHNNKPTMIRRPPTVVCYICGREYGTKSIAIHEPQCLKKWHNENNLLPKELRRSEPKKPEVRTITAKGFYDLDALQEAAWTSAQSQLVPCNVCGRTFLPDRLIVHQRSCKPKAAK; from the exons CCAACAATGATAAGGCGTCCACCAACTGTTGTTTGTTACATCTGCGGTCGTGAATATGGAACAAAGTCGATTGCCATCCATGAACCACAATGTCTGAAAAAGTGGCACAATGAGAACAACTTGTTGCCTAAAGAGCTAAGGAGATCAGAGCCtaaaaagccagaagtcaggaccATTACTG ccaAAGGTTTCTATGATCTCGATGCCTTACAAGAAGCGGCTTGGACAAGTGCCCAGAGCCAGCTGGTCCCCTGCAATGTTTGTGGGCGTACCTTCCTGCCAGACAGACTGATTGTTCACCAGCGATCTTGTAAACCTAAAGCTGCCAAGTAA